In Myxococcales bacterium, the genomic window AACGGTCGAGCCGATCGAAGCCGTTGACCAACAGCACGCGCGGCGCGTCGCCGGTGGAAAAAACCAGGGTCGGGGTCGGAAAGCTTTCGCCGCCGTCGTTGAACGCCGTCAGCCGGACGAAACGCACCGCGCCGTTCTCCAGGGCGCCGCGTGGCGCGAGCGTCACCAGGGTGTCCTTGGTCTCGACGGCGTCGCTCTGACCTTTGCCGGTCCGGCTCAGGTAGGCGCGATAACCCGTCGCCGGATCGCCGGCCAGGCCGCCGTAGTCGTAATCCGGCGGCTGCCAGGCGGCAACGGCCTCGCCGTCGATCCATTGCACCGTCAAGGCGCGCGGCGGCTCGGGCAGGAAGTGCGGCGTCTCCCCGTCGCGCGCCGCGAAGTAGCGGACGGCGCCCTGATAAACCGCGCGCGCCACCAACTGGCGAAACGCCGGCTCCTTCAATTGCAACGCGTCGGCGGGCGTGTCGTGAAACGCCACCTCGACGATGATTCCCGGCGTCTCGTCGTTGTAATTCGGATTGATCTCGCCGTACCAGTTGGTGTGCTCGCCCAGGTCGATCCATGACGCCGACCAGCCGGCGCGGATGTCGGCCACGATTTCATCGTGGATCGCCGCGCGCAATTCCAGACTGCCCGGCACGCCGTCGAACGCGGCGTCCCAACCGCCGGAGGCGTAGGCGAAGGTACTGGTGCCGCTGCCCGGATCGGGGGCGTTGGTGTGCCAACTGATGTAGATGCCGTCCTCCCAGGCTTCGTTTTCCCACTTCACGTAACGCGGCATGGTGGTGACGGTATTGGTGACGCATTCCGGGCAGCCCATGAATTCCGCCTGGTACATCCCCGACATTTCCCAGCGCGGCTTGCCGGAATCCGCCGGCGTGCCGCCGCCGAAACGGACCGCGTCGGCGATGACGACCTTGTTGGTATCGCCGCCCTCGTTGGAGATCGTCACCCGGCGAGCGGCGGGCGGATCGTCGCGCAGAAAGTAGAAGCGTCCCAGATCCTTCCAGGTGAAGCCGTCGCGCTGCTGGTTGACGGCCAGGATCGTGTCGCCGTCGGCGTGGTGAACCGTGACACGGCAATCGACGGCTCGGTTGGCGCCGGCCGTATACCAGAGATACACGTGGTAGAAACCGTCGGCGGGAATCTCGGCCACGAAGTCGGCGGTGGCGCTTTCGGTCGCGGCGACCTGTACCGCCAGATAATCCTCGCCGTAGTAGCCGGGCGTGCTCGTCGACGACCACCACGAACCCGTGCTGGAAAAGCCGTCGTCCAGATTGTCGACGACAACCATCGCGGGATTCAGATCGCCTTCGCGCACCGGATAAACACCGGCGCCGGCATTCCACAGGTAGGGCAGCAGATATTGAAAAACCGCTTCCGCGTTGGAAAAGTCCTCGACGAGGCCGTTGGTGTTTTCACGCTGGGTCACCCACGCGCCGAGATCTTCGTTGTAATACCACCCATGGCCGGGAGAAAGAAAAACACTTTTCCCGGACAGAAAACCTGTCGGCTGCGGCTGGCCGAAACCCGGAGGCCGCGCGTTTTTATCAGCGGTTTCGTTCGGCTTGGCGCCGACCGGCGCGGGAGTACGGACCAGGCGGCCGATCGGCTCGTAACCGCGGCGCGGATCGTCGCGCGCCATCACCTTCGCCGGCACGCCCGGCGCGACGGACCGCATCGTCGTTCCGAGGGCCGCCATGAAGCGATCCGATACGGCCTCATCGGGCCGCGCGGCGAATCCCGGCGGCATGGTCAGAAAGAGCGTCCAGCCGGACGCGTCGCGCGCCAGACGATCCATTTTTGTACCGGCGGGAAAAAACGAGCGATAGCCGCGACCGCCTTGCACAAGCAGCCGTAAAAGGCTTTCGACGTCGGCGGCGCTTCGCCCGTCGAAGGTCGGCGCCAGACAAACGGGCCGACCGCGATCGGACAAGACGACGCAGGCCGATCCGCCGGCGGACGACACCCTTGCCGCCGGAACCAGAAAAAGCAGCAATAAAATGGTGAGGAAGATCGACTTTTTCATCACCGTTCCGAGATTCCAGCCCGAACTCAAGGTTCGCCGGCTTTGTTCCCGTTGTCCGCCTCCGGGGATGCCGTTTCGTCCAAAACTTTTCGGATCGCCTTCGCCAAGGCGCGCGGCGCGTAGGGTTTGCCGATGAAGTGCAGACCTTTATCGATCATTCCATGATGGGCGATGATGTCCTCGGTGTACCCCGATGAAAAAAGCACCCTGGTTTCGGGATGGATTTTCGCGAACCGCTCCGCCAGTTGCCGGCCGTTGATTCCCGGCATCACGACATCGGTGAGCAGCAGGTGGATCGGCGCGGGATACTGTTCGGCGATAACCAGCGCATCACCGCCGCTGTCGGCGTGCAGCGTTTTGTATCCCAGGCGTTTGAGGACCTTGATCGCCAGCTTCCGGACCAGTTCCTCGTCTTCCACCAGAAAAACCGTCTCGTCGCCGCCGGGAATTTCCCGCGGCAGGCCGTCGCGTTCGAGTTTTTCCGCTTTCTCCTCGATCCTCGGCAGGTAGATTTTAAAGGTGGTTCCCCGGCCTTCCTCGGAATAGACCTCGATGTTTCCGCCCGCCTGTTTCACGGCGCCGTAAATCGTCGCCAAACCCAGGCCCGTGCCCTTGCCTTTTTCCTTGGTGGTGAAAAAGGGTTCAAAAAGATGCGCCTTGGTTTCTTCGCTCATCCCGAAGCCGGTATCGCTGACCGCGAGCATCACGCATTTTCCCGCCCGGGGATAGGAATGAGCGCGGCAGTATTCCTCGTCCAATTCGACGCCCGCCGTCTCGATCAGCAGGTTGCCGCCGTCGGGCATGGCATCGCGAGCGTTGATCGCCAGGTTCACCAGGATTTGCTCGAATTGCCCGGGATCGATCTTGACCGCGTCCAGGCCTTCCCCGAGGATGATTCGCAATTCGATGTCCTCGCCGATCAATCGACCCAACATCTTGTGCATCGACGAAATCAGCTCGTTCAGGTCCAGTACCCGCGGCTCGATGAGTTGCTTGCGCGAAAAGGCCAGCAGTTGCCGGGTCAATGCGCCCGCGCTTTCCGCCGCCTTGCCGATCTCCGCCAGCGTCTCCGCCAACGGATCGTTCGGCTTCAAATCCAACAACGCCAGTTGTACGTTGCCGCTGATGCCGGTCAACAAATTGTTGAAATCGTGCGCCACGCCGCCCGCCAGACGGCCGACCGCTTCCATTTTCATCGCCTGTTGCAGTTGATCCTGGAGCTTCCGTTGCTCCTGATCGGCCTTGGCGCGCTCCGAGATGTCGCGGATATTCAGGACGATCCCTTGAACGGCCGGATCGTGCAACAGGTTGCTACCGATCGTTTCGAGGTGAACCCAGTTGCCGTTTTTATGCCGGTAACGATACTCGGCTTTGCGCACCGCGCCCGGCACTTGCAGGCCTTTGGCAAAAGTGTCGCGGATCATCGGCAAGTCGTCCGGATGAATGCCGTCAAAGGCCGAAACGCCATTCAGTTCCTCCGGCGAATAACCGAGAAGGCGCGTGATCTGATCGCTGGTATAGATGGGAATGCCGTAGCGGTCCAAAATCTGGATCACGTCGTTGGAATTCTGCACCAGCAAGCGGAAGCGTTTTTCGCTCTCGCGCAGCGCCTCTTCCACCCGCTTGCGGTCGGTGATGTCCTCGTGCACCAACGTGACCTCGCGGATTTTTCCGGCTTCGTCCCGGACCGGAAAAGCCCGCGCCTGAACCCAGCGCGTACACCCTTTCCCGAGAATTTTCTCCGCCGAATACTC contains:
- a CDS encoding PAS domain S-box protein, which gives rise to MLDDSKSREQLLRELREAHRRIAELEQAEQDLAMIFQMSLDLVCIADINTATFLKINPAFQDVLGYSEADLLGRPFLEFIHPDDVAKTIEVIERELKAGRRVVHFENRYRAADGVYHHLEWTSHPKAEQGITFAVARDITDRIQAEKALRESEVRFKGLVEQSPFSIQIMDETGKTIQVNQEWERLWGATLDDLEKYNMLEDPQLAEVGILPFIKQAFAGESVVLPAVEYSAEKILGKGCTRWVQARAFPVRDEAGKIREVTLVHEDITDRKRVEEALRESEKRFRLLVQNSNDVIQILDRYGIPIYTSDQITRLLGYSPEELNGVSAFDGIHPDDLPMIRDTFAKGLQVPGAVRKAEYRYRHKNGNWVHLETIGSNLLHDPAVQGIVLNIRDISERAKADQEQRKLQDQLQQAMKMEAVGRLAGGVAHDFNNLLTGISGNVQLALLDLKPNDPLAETLAEIGKAAESAGALTRQLLAFSRKQLIEPRVLDLNELISSMHKMLGRLIGEDIELRIILGEGLDAVKIDPGQFEQILVNLAINARDAMPDGGNLLIETAGVELDEEYCRAHSYPRAGKCVMLAVSDTGFGMSEETKAHLFEPFFTTKEKGKGTGLGLATIYGAVKQAGGNIEVYSEEGRGTTFKIYLPRIEEKAEKLERDGLPREIPGGDETVFLVEDEELVRKLAIKVLKRLGYKTLHADSGGDALVIAEQYPAPIHLLLTDVVMPGINGRQLAERFAKIHPETRVLFSSGYTEDIIAHHGMIDKGLHFIGKPYAPRALAKAIRKVLDETASPEADNGNKAGEP